In Canis lupus familiaris isolate Mischka breed German Shepherd chromosome 9, alternate assembly UU_Cfam_GSD_1.0, whole genome shotgun sequence, a single window of DNA contains:
- the ITGB3 gene encoding integrin beta-3 precursor (The RefSeq protein has 1 substitution compared to this genomic sequence) — protein MRARPLWAAVLLLGALAGTGVGVSNICTTRGVHSCQQCLAVSPVCAWCSDEALPLGSPRCNLKENLLKDNCALESIEFPISEVRILEARPLSNKGSGDSSQITQVSPQRIALRLRPDDSKNFSIQVRQVEDYPVDIYYLMDLSYSMKDDLSSIQNLGTRLASQMHKLTSNLRIGFGAFVDKPVSPYMYISPPEALKNPCYDMKTTCLPMFGYKHVLTLTDQVTRFNEEVKKQSVSRNRDAPEGGFDAIMQATVCDEKIGWRNDASHLLVFTTDAKTHIALDGRLAGIVQPNDGQCHIGSDNHYSASTTMDYPSLGLMTEKLSQKNINLIFAVTENVVNLYQNYSELIPGTTVGILSTDSSNVLQLIVDAYGKIRSKVELEVRDLPEELSLSFNATCLNNEVIPGLKSCVGLKIGDTVSFSIEAKVRGCPQEKEKSFTIKPVGFKDSLTIQVTFDCDCACQAQAEPSSHRCNNGNGTFECGVCLCGPGWLGSQCECSEEDYHPSQQDECSPREGQPACSQRGECLCGQCVCHSSDFGKITGKYCECDDFSCVRYKGEMCSGHGQCSCGDCLCDSDWTGYYCNCTTRTDTCMSSNGLLCGGRGKCECGSCVCIQPGSYGDTCEKCPTCPDACTFKKECVECKKFDRGTLHDDNTCNRYCRDEIESVKELKDTGKDAVNCTYKNEDDCVVRFQYYEDSSGKSILYVVEEPECPKGPDILVVLLSVMGAILLIGLATLLIWKLLITIHDRKEFAKFEEERARAKWDTANNPLYKEATSTFTNITYRGT, from the exons GCCCTGCCTCTGGGCTCTCCCCGCTGTAACCTGAAGGAAAATCTGCTGAAGGATAACTGTGCCCTGGAATCCATTGAGTTCCCCATCAGTGAGGTCCGCATCCTGGAGGCCAGGCCCCTTAGCAACAAGGGCTCTGGAGACAGCTCCCAGATTACTCAAGTCAGCCCTCAGAGGATTGCGCTGCGGCTCCGGCCAG ATGATTCAAAGAATTTCTCCATCCAAGTTCGGCAAGTAGAGGATTACCCTGTGGACATCTACTACTTGATGGACCTGTCTTATTCCATGAAGGATGATCTGTCGAGCATCCAGAACCTAGGCACCAAGCTGGCCTCCCAGATGCACAAGCTCACCAGTAACTTGCGGATTGGCTTCGGGGCTTTTGTGGACAAGCCTGTGTCTCCATACATGTACATCTCCCCACCAGAGGCCCTCAAAAACCCCTGCTATGA TATGAAGACCACCTGTTTGCCTATGTTTGGCTACAAACATGTGCTGACGCTAACTGACCAGGTGACCCGCTTCAATGAGGAAGTGAAAAAGCAGAGTGTGTCACGGAACCGAGATGCCCCAGAGGGCGGCTTTGATGCTATCATGCAGGCTACAGTCTGTGAT gagaAGATTGGCTGGAGGAATGATGCATCCCACTTGCTGGTATTTACCACTGATGCCAAGACCCATATAGCGCTGGATGGAAGGCTGGCAGGCATTGTCCAACCTAACGATGGGCAGTGTCACATTGGCAGTGACAACCATTATTCTGCCTCCACTACCATG GATTATCCCTCTCTGGGACTGATGACAGAGAAGCTCTCCCAGAAAAACATCAATTTGATCTTTGCAGTAACGGAAAATGTGGTCAATCTCTACCAG AACTACAGTGAGCTCATCCCAGGGACCACAGTGGGGATTCTGTCTACGGATTCCAGCAATGTCCTTCAGCTCATTGTTGATGCTTATGGA AAAATCCGCTCTAAAGTGGAGCTGGAAGTGCGTGACCTCCCTGAGGAGTTGTCTCTATCGTTCAACGCCACCTGTCTCAACAATGAGGTCATCCCGGGCCTCAAGTCTTGTGTCGGCCTCAAGATTGGAGACACG GTGAGCTTCAGCATTGAGGCCAAAGTGCGAGGCTGCCCCCAGGAGAAGGAGAAGTCCTTCACCATCAAGCCTGTGGGCTTCAAAGACAGCCTCACCATCCAGGTCACCTTTGACTGTGACTGTGCCTGCCAGGCCCAGGCTGAGCCTTCCAGTCACCGCTGCAACAATGGCAATGGGACCTTTGAGTGTGGGGTGTGCCTCTGTGGGCCTGGCTGGCTGGGGTCCCAGTGTGAATGCTCGGAAGAGGACTATCATCCCTCCCAGCAGGACGAGTGCAGCCCCCGGGAGGGCCAGCCCGCCTGCAGCCAGCGGGGCGAGTGCCTGTGTGGCCAATGTGTCTGCCATAGCAGTGACTTTGGCAAGATCACGGGCAAGTACTGCGAGTGTGATGACTTCTCCTGTGTCCGCTACAAGGGGGAGATGTGCTCAG GCCATGGCCAGTGCAGCTGTGGGGACTGCCTGTGTGACTCCGACTGGACCGGCTACTACTGCAACTGTACCACGCGCACTGACACGTGCATGTCCAGCAACGGGCTGCTGTGCGGCGGTCGGGGCAAGTGTGAGTGTGGCAGCTGCGTGTGCATCCAACCTGGCTCCTACGGGGACACCTGCGAGAAGTGCCCCACCTGCCCTGACGCCTGCACCTTTAAGAA GGAGTGTGTGGAGTGTAAGAAATTTGACCGAGGAACTCTCCATGATGATAATACCTGCAACCGTTACTGTCGTGATGAGATTGAGTCTGTGAAGGAGCTTA AGGATACTGGCAAGGATGCAGTGAATTGTACATACAAGAATGAGGATGACTGTGTTGTCAGATTTCAGTACTATGAAGACTCCAGTGGAAAGTCCATTCTCTATGTGGTAGAAGAGCCAG AGTGTCCCAAGGGTCCTGACATCCTGGTGGTCCTGCTTTCAGTGATGGGGGCCATTTTGCTCATTGGCCTTGCTACTCTGCTCATCTGGAAGCTCCTCATCACCATCCATGATCGGAAGGAGTTTGCTAAATTTGAGGAAGAGCGAGCCAGAGCAAAATGGGACACA GCCAACAACCCACTGTATAAAGAGGCCACATCCACTTTTACCAACATCACCTACCGGGGCACTTAA